The following proteins are co-located in the Aggregatibacter aphrophilus ATCC 33389 genome:
- a CDS encoding DUF3298 domain-containing protein: protein MKKLLIAALITGSLTLTACDDKEKNALIEQTQKQAQTIEQLNTQVDTLQKQVVDLAENQTIRVEPEVLFEKSETIKFDKTPSKSSDDYAPESAEAKVSVKALKTNMDWLTDLLVNELIRQFTAEGQIKIENKQQLVDYLQTLYADSLKEVKENKLIGMTTNFNMKYLGQRENIATFTIGYYGYSGGAHGMYSTQFLNIDLTKKTLLDIDDVINPDQHDKLKELLWETYSNASNNETFTSKAEFYVEKDFYFSHDGITFVYPPYAIGSFAEGEKELTVYWWQLKENKLLSPQFQNLTQYMMDID, encoded by the coding sequence ATGAAAAAATTACTCATCGCCGCGTTAATCACCGGCAGCCTAACGCTCACCGCCTGTGACGATAAAGAAAAAAACGCGCTCATTGAGCAAACCCAAAAGCAAGCGCAGACGATCGAGCAGCTCAATACACAAGTGGATACGCTACAAAAACAAGTGGTAGATTTGGCTGAGAACCAAACGATTCGGGTGGAGCCGGAGGTATTGTTTGAAAAATCCGAAACCATCAAGTTTGATAAGACCCCTTCCAAATCCTCCGATGATTATGCGCCAGAAAGCGCCGAGGCGAAAGTCAGTGTGAAAGCCTTAAAAACCAACATGGATTGGTTAACAGATTTACTGGTAAACGAGTTAATCCGCCAGTTCACGGCAGAAGGTCAAATTAAAATTGAGAATAAACAACAACTCGTTGACTACTTACAAACCCTTTATGCCGATAGCCTCAAAGAGGTGAAAGAGAACAAACTGATTGGCATGACTACCAATTTCAACATGAAATACCTCGGGCAGCGGGAAAATATCGCGACTTTCACCATTGGTTATTATGGCTATTCCGGTGGTGCCCACGGCATGTATTCTACCCAATTCCTCAACATTGATTTAACGAAAAAAACCTTGTTGGATATTGATGATGTCATCAATCCGGATCAGCACGATAAATTAAAAGAACTGTTATGGGAGACTTACAGCAACGCGTCGAACAATGAAACATTTACGTCAAAAGCCGAGTTTTATGTGGAAAAAGATTTTTACTTCTCGCACGATGGCATTACCTTCGTTTATCCGCCTTATGCCATCGGCAGCTTTGCGGAAGGGGAAAAAGAACTGACAGTTTATTGGTGGCAGCTTAAAGAAAACAAATTGCTTAGCCCGCAATTTCAAAATTTAACGCAGTATATGATGGATATTGATTAA
- the selB gene encoding selenocysteine-specific translation elongation factor has product MIIVTSGHVDHGKTALLQALTGTHTAHLPEEKKRGMTIDLGYAYLPLKDQILGFIDVPGHERFLANMLAGLGGIHYAMLIVAADEGVQAQTIEHLNILSLLQLQEIMVVITKADRADAQQIDALEQQLCEQYAILANSKFFVTSATSGQGIETLRDYLAQLPELSDTEKPFRYAIDRIFTIKGAGTVVTGTAFAGKVAIDDELYLSNGQKVRVKNIHAQNEQSTEGLAGQRLALNINLDFDRTLIERGDWLFSQPPAKATDRVTVWLENQIPLNESQPVHIYHAASHTTGKLTLLQQPKLVPQQHALAELILEQPLFLAHGDKIILRNSNSTAVLGGAKVIEIHSPKRHKRTEARFDYLRQLIQAETAEKRTALYLQNHAVEAEQLMWIEQLTNAQLNKILEKNGDIRFQSWCFNADYRTQQTSKLLTALAQYHEQHPDQLGLGKARLYRIAALNQPEKLIYHFIDELLAENQLQQTRGWLHTADHKIQFNEQERALWQQVLEQFEQHNGQALWVRDLAGLLGQEESAMRNFLYKAGKLGYLTAVVKDRFFLTENIYATARLIKQLVAGKEGFSVNELRDVLQFGRKMTVQLVEYFDRCGFLRRKGNIHVLRDADVFDL; this is encoded by the coding sequence ATGATTATTGTCACATCCGGACACGTTGACCACGGCAAAACCGCGCTATTACAAGCCCTCACTGGCACGCATACGGCGCATTTACCGGAAGAAAAAAAACGCGGCATGACCATTGATTTGGGCTACGCCTATTTGCCGTTAAAAGATCAAATCCTCGGCTTTATCGACGTACCGGGGCACGAACGTTTTCTTGCCAATATGTTGGCAGGCTTGGGCGGCATTCATTACGCCATGCTTATCGTTGCCGCAGACGAAGGCGTGCAAGCGCAAACCATCGAGCACTTAAACATTTTGAGCTTGTTGCAATTGCAGGAAATCATGGTGGTGATCACCAAAGCCGACCGCGCCGATGCGCAACAAATTGACGCATTAGAACAACAGTTATGCGAACAATATGCCATCTTGGCGAACAGTAAATTCTTCGTGACCTCTGCCACCAGCGGTCAGGGTATTGAAACATTACGCGATTATTTGGCGCAGTTGCCGGAATTATCGGACACAGAAAAACCGTTCCGTTATGCCATCGACCGTATTTTTACCATTAAAGGTGCCGGCACCGTGGTGACGGGCACTGCATTTGCGGGCAAAGTTGCCATTGACGACGAATTGTATTTAAGCAATGGACAAAAAGTGCGGGTGAAAAATATCCACGCACAAAACGAACAAAGCACAGAAGGCTTGGCAGGGCAACGCCTCGCGTTAAATATTAACTTGGATTTCGACCGCACGTTAATTGAGCGCGGCGATTGGTTGTTCTCCCAACCGCCTGCTAAAGCGACAGATCGCGTCACCGTTTGGCTAGAAAACCAGATTCCACTGAACGAAAGCCAACCGGTGCATATTTATCACGCCGCCTCACACACCACGGGCAAGCTGACGTTATTACAACAACCCAAACTCGTACCTCAGCAACACGCGCTGGCAGAACTGATTTTAGAACAACCGTTGTTTTTGGCGCATGGTGACAAAATCATCTTACGCAACAGCAACTCGACCGCCGTACTCGGTGGCGCAAAAGTGATTGAAATCCATTCCCCGAAACGCCATAAGCGCACAGAAGCCCGTTTCGATTATTTACGCCAACTGATTCAAGCAGAAACAGCCGAAAAACGCACCGCACTTTATCTGCAAAATCATGCGGTGGAAGCCGAGCAGTTGATGTGGATTGAACAGCTGACAAACGCCCAACTGAACAAGATTCTTGAAAAAAACGGCGACATTCGCTTCCAAAGCTGGTGCTTTAATGCCGATTATCGCACGCAACAAACGTCAAAATTATTGACCGCACTTGCGCAATATCACGAACAACATCCCGACCAACTCGGCTTAGGTAAAGCCCGTTTATATCGCATTGCGGCACTGAACCAGCCGGAAAAACTGATTTATCATTTTATTGATGAATTATTAGCCGAAAATCAACTACAGCAAACCCGTGGCTGGCTACACACCGCCGATCATAAAATTCAATTTAATGAACAAGAACGCGCATTATGGCAGCAAGTTCTTGAACAATTTGAGCAACATAACGGACAAGCGTTGTGGGTGCGTGATCTTGCCGGCTTATTAGGACAGGAAGAAAGCGCTATGCGCAACTTCCTCTACAAAGCCGGTAAATTAGGCTATCTCACCGCCGTGGTAAAAGACCGTTTCTTCCTGACCGAGAACATTTATGCCACCGCACGCTTAATCAAACAGCTTGTCGCCGGGAAAGAAGGCTTTTCGGTCAACGAATTGCGAGACGTCTTACAATTCGGACGCAAAATGACCGTCCAACTGGTGGAATATTTCGACCGCTGTGGCTTCCTGCGTCGCAAAGGCAATATTCACGTATTGCGCGATGCGGACGTGTTTGATCTATAA
- the selA gene encoding L-seryl-tRNA(Sec) selenium transferase — MSALYQALPAVDKLLKTPQGEQFIAEFGHTATVNVCRDLLQQAREHIKHHENLPHFLQTTDATFQHIHQQLLLQQQVNIKSVHNLTGTVLHTNLGRALWSPAAQQAALDAMQDNVALEYDLAAGERNHRDNYISDLLQQLTGAEAACVVNNNAAAVLLMLATFAQGKEVIISRGELIEIGGAFRIPDIMAQAGCELVEVGTTNRTHLKDYRNAINENTAFLMKVHSSNYQICGFTHSVDEQELAELGKEFSIPVITDLGSGALIDLKQFNLPEEPTVQEKLQQGLDLISFSGDKLLGGPQAGIIVGKKALIQQLQAHPLKRVLRCDKVTLAGLEATLRLYLQPEKITEKLTALHLLTQPVAQLQAQAEQLKVRLENRLNTDYLVAIEPSEAQVGSGSQPLARIPSVAVTIAPATEKMPTKTTALFARLLALPQPVIGRIERDKIWLDLRSLANLERLLNTLEAL; from the coding sequence ATGTCAGCCCTTTATCAAGCCCTTCCCGCCGTTGACAAATTGCTCAAAACCCCGCAAGGCGAGCAATTTATCGCAGAATTTGGCCACACCGCCACCGTTAATGTTTGCCGTGACTTGTTGCAACAAGCACGCGAACACATAAAACACCATGAAAACCTACCGCACTTTTTGCAAACAACCGACGCCACCTTTCAACATATCCACCAACAATTATTGTTACAACAACAGGTGAACATTAAGAGCGTACATAATTTAACCGGCACGGTATTGCACACCAATCTTGGGCGCGCGTTGTGGTCACCGGCGGCACAACAGGCGGCGTTGGATGCCATGCAGGACAATGTGGCATTAGAATATGATTTAGCGGCTGGCGAGCGGAACCATCGGGACAACTACATCAGCGACTTACTGCAACAACTCACGGGCGCAGAGGCGGCCTGTGTAGTGAACAACAACGCAGCGGCGGTATTACTGATGTTGGCGACTTTCGCGCAGGGTAAAGAGGTGATCATCTCCCGTGGTGAATTGATTGAAATCGGCGGTGCTTTCCGCATTCCCGACATCATGGCGCAGGCCGGTTGCGAACTGGTGGAAGTGGGCACCACTAATCGCACCCATTTAAAAGATTATCGCAACGCAATTAACGAAAACACCGCCTTTTTAATGAAAGTTCACAGCAGCAACTACCAAATTTGCGGTTTCACGCATTCTGTTGATGAACAAGAACTGGCAGAATTAGGCAAAGAGTTTAGCATTCCGGTCATCACGGATTTAGGTAGCGGCGCGTTAATTGATCTGAAACAATTCAATTTGCCGGAAGAACCGACGGTACAAGAAAAATTGCAACAGGGTCTGGATTTGATTTCCTTCTCCGGCGACAAACTGCTTGGCGGGCCACAAGCGGGCATTATCGTGGGTAAAAAAGCATTGATTCAACAGCTACAAGCCCATCCGCTCAAACGTGTGCTACGTTGCGACAAAGTCACCCTTGCCGGACTGGAAGCCACTTTACGTTTATATTTGCAACCGGAAAAAATTACCGAAAAACTGACCGCACTTCATCTGCTTACTCAGCCAGTAGCCCAATTACAAGCACAAGCAGAACAATTGAAAGTGCGGTTGGAAAATCGCTTAAATACAGACTACCTTGTTGCTATCGAACCAAGCGAAGCGCAGGTTGGTAGCGGCTCCCAACCGTTGGCACGGATTCCGTCTGTCGCGGTAACCATTGCGCCGGCAACAGAAAAAATGCCGACAAAAACCACCGCACTTTTCGCCCGTTTATTGGCGCTACCACAACCGGTTATCGGGCGTATTGAACGGGATAAAATTTGGTTGGATTTACGCAGTTTGGCCAATCTCGAACGCTTGCTCAACACGTTGGAGGCACTATGA
- the proS gene encoding proline--tRNA ligase has translation MRTSKYLFSTLKETPAEAAVVSHQLMLRAGMIRPLASGLYNWLPTGLRVLKKVENIIRDEMNKSGAIEVEMPVVQPAELWQESGRWEQYGPELLRFEDRGNRNFVLGPTHEEVITDLVRREVSSYRQLPLNLYQIQTKFRDEVRPRFGVMRGREFLMKDAYSFHTSKESLQETYEVMYQTYSNIFSRLGLDFRAVQADTGSIGGSASHEFQVLANSGEDDVIFSTESDYAANIELAEAVAVGERAQPTKAMELVDTPNAKTIAELVAQFNLPIEKTVKTLIVKGANEEQPLVALIIRGDHELNEVKAEKLAEVASPLEFADEAAIKAKIGAGVGSLGPVNLNIPVIIDRSVAIMSDFSAGANIDGKHYFNINWERDVALPKVADIRNVVEGDPSPDGKGTLLIKRGIEVGHIFQLGDKYSKAMNATVQGEDGRPMVLTMGCYGIGVTRVVAAAIEQHHDERGIIWPCDEMAPFTVAIVPMNMHKSESVQEFAEDLYRTLLAQGVEVIFDDRKERPGVMFADMELIGVPHMVVIGEKNLANGEIEYKNRRTGEKQMIAKDQLLDFLKSQVKA, from the coding sequence ATGCGTACAAGTAAATATTTATTCTCCACCTTAAAGGAAACCCCGGCGGAAGCGGCGGTGGTGAGCCACCAATTAATGTTGCGTGCCGGTATGATTCGTCCTCTTGCGTCAGGTCTTTATAACTGGCTGCCGACCGGTTTGCGCGTGCTGAAAAAAGTGGAAAATATTATTCGCGATGAAATGAATAAAAGCGGCGCCATCGAAGTGGAAATGCCGGTAGTGCAACCCGCGGAATTGTGGCAGGAATCCGGCCGTTGGGAGCAATATGGTCCGGAATTATTGCGTTTTGAAGATCGCGGCAATCGTAATTTTGTTTTAGGCCCGACTCACGAAGAAGTGATTACCGATTTAGTGCGTCGTGAAGTGAGTTCTTATCGCCAACTTCCCCTTAATTTGTATCAAATTCAAACCAAATTCCGCGATGAAGTGCGTCCGCGTTTCGGCGTGATGCGCGGTCGTGAGTTTTTGATGAAAGATGCCTATTCTTTCCATACATCCAAAGAAAGTCTGCAAGAAACCTATGAAGTGATGTATCAAACTTATAGCAATATTTTCAGTCGCTTAGGCTTAGATTTCCGTGCGGTGCAGGCAGATACCGGTTCTATCGGCGGTAGCGCGTCTCATGAGTTCCAAGTGTTGGCCAATAGCGGCGAAGATGATGTGATTTTCTCCACCGAGTCCGATTATGCGGCGAATATCGAACTTGCCGAAGCCGTTGCCGTAGGTGAACGAGCACAACCGACTAAAGCGATGGAATTGGTGGATACGCCAAACGCGAAAACTATCGCAGAATTGGTTGCGCAATTTAATTTGCCGATTGAGAAAACCGTGAAGACGCTGATTGTAAAAGGTGCAAATGAAGAACAACCGTTAGTGGCGTTAATCATTCGCGGCGATCATGAATTAAATGAAGTCAAAGCGGAAAAACTAGCAGAAGTGGCTTCTCCGCTTGAATTTGCCGATGAAGCGGCAATTAAAGCTAAAATTGGCGCAGGCGTGGGCTCACTTGGGCCGGTAAATTTAAACATTCCGGTGATCATTGACCGCAGTGTGGCAATCATGTCTGATTTCAGTGCAGGTGCCAATATAGACGGTAAACATTATTTCAATATTAACTGGGAACGCGATGTGGCATTGCCAAAAGTAGCGGATATTCGTAACGTTGTTGAAGGCGACCCAAGTCCGGATGGCAAAGGTACGTTATTAATTAAACGTGGTATTGAAGTGGGACACATTTTCCAATTGGGCGACAAATATTCCAAAGCCATGAACGCTACCGTGCAAGGTGAAGACGGCCGTCCTATGGTGTTGACCATGGGCTGTTACGGCATTGGCGTTACCCGCGTGGTGGCTGCCGCTATTGAACAACATCATGACGAGCGCGGCATCATTTGGCCTTGCGACGAAATGGCTCCGTTCACCGTGGCTATCGTGCCGATGAATATGCACAAATCGGAAAGCGTGCAAGAATTCGCTGAGGATTTATACCGCACTTTATTGGCGCAAGGTGTGGAAGTGATTTTTGATGACCGTAAAGAACGCCCGGGCGTGATGTTTGCCGATATGGAACTTATCGGTGTACCACACATGGTGGTGATTGGTGAGAAAAATTTAGCCAACGGCGAAATCGAATATAAAAACCGCCGCACGGGTGAAAAACAAATGATCGCCAAAGATCAGTTATTGGATTTCTTGAAGAGTCAGGTTAAGGCGTAA